The Staphylothermus marinus F1 genome has a segment encoding these proteins:
- the hflX gene encoding GTPase HflX, producing the protein MSVDVVIPYKYRKFLDEELSLIKTVYPEINEVVMIRKPNSKYYLTLNKIDIVKNSSSQKIILMDRAKPSQIINLMRETRKEIIDRILLILEIFAQHAGSKEAKLQIELAKLKHQLPLIKETIRYAKLGELHGFLGAGRYGYEKYYRMMREREARIRRELEKLRSIRSRRREHRRQMGYPHISIVGYTCAGKTTLFNRLTHNLKPAGPEPFTTLSPKSSAIIIDGLKMILTDTVGFIRDLPHEIIEAFYATLEEIIDSNIIIHVIDASKSSEAIIKEMVETRRIFERIGVHGIPIIIALNKIDLLNSEEEIMDKIRLVEKYIDGNNVIVPISAINGKNIRYLLNVLKEIIRGYSIENLRSKIWSQTRQR; encoded by the coding sequence ATGAGCGTAGATGTAGTTATACCATATAAATATAGGAAATTCTTAGATGAGGAACTATCTCTGATCAAAACAGTTTATCCAGAAATTAACGAAGTAGTAATGATTAGAAAACCAAATTCCAAATATTATTTAACTCTTAACAAAATTGATATAGTAAAGAATTCTTCTTCGCAGAAGATCATATTGATGGATAGAGCTAAGCCTTCCCAAATAATAAATTTAATGAGGGAGACCCGGAAAGAAATAATTGATCGTATCCTATTAATTCTCGAAATATTCGCGCAACACGCTGGCAGTAAAGAAGCTAAGCTACAAATAGAATTGGCAAAACTTAAACATCAATTACCATTGATAAAAGAAACTATTAGATATGCAAAACTAGGAGAACTACATGGATTCCTTGGAGCAGGTAGGTATGGTTATGAAAAATACTATAGAATGATGCGAGAAAGAGAAGCTAGAATTAGGAGAGAATTGGAGAAGTTACGGAGCATACGTAGTAGGAGAAGGGAACATAGAAGACAAATGGGGTATCCGCATATATCAATTGTAGGATATACATGTGCTGGTAAAACAACTTTGTTCAATAGATTAACACATAACCTTAAACCAGCTGGTCCAGAACCATTTACAACATTATCTCCAAAATCATCAGCAATAATTATTGATGGTTTAAAAATGATACTAACTGATACAGTAGGTTTTATCAGAGATCTACCTCATGAAATAATAGAAGCATTCTATGCTACGTTAGAAGAAATAATCGATTCAAACATAATTATCCATGTAATCGATGCATCAAAGAGTAGTGAAGCAATAATTAAGGAAATGGTTGAGACTAGGAGAATATTTGAGAGAATAGGGGTTCACGGAATACCTATAATAATAGCTCTCAACAAAATAGATCTCTTAAATAGCGAAGAAGAAATCATGGATAAAATAAGGCTTGTCGAAAAATATATTGATGGAAACAATGTTATAGTACCTATATCAGCGATTAACGGTAAAAACATCAGATACCTATTAAATGTTTTAAAAGAAATAATAAGAGGATACAGTATTGAAAATCTACGTTCTAAGATATGGTCACAGACCAGGCAGAGATAA